One Phaseolus vulgaris cultivar G19833 chromosome 2, P. vulgaris v2.0, whole genome shotgun sequence DNA window includes the following coding sequences:
- the LOC137811581 gene encoding F-box protein SKIP14, translating into MALNFSHRPIFSKDKLVSSMRMGIPEKSGVENCFDYGRDRAGGGASHDDIVDLLPSDPFGMDISTTFTAITGWLEDLEVDYGGYRRDELGASDENYQLFAGLNFIWNNAFRFRACVEEKIEENIGFGECSSLSDDGTAAASNNFGVGSASDADMSGFPATSGSGDVVRRGDVVRRDDELGGGGGGDECGPHPALSFSLGYLGLSDLLVVERVCKSLHATVHDDPLLWRSIHVDQPLNERITDDVLFRLANRAQGNLQCLSLVECTRITDDGLRRVLETNTKLTKLSVPGCTRLSIEGIVGMLKAYNSVGAQGVNHLHIGGLYGVTQKHFEELRFLLGADNQQQMQQSHKPHFYRRGNLYLSCYDDRAMDIEVCPRCQNLRLVYDCPAESCQGMGHTPQMCRACTLCIPRCSQCGHCINDSEYEETFCLELLCSSCSKQLVKCSDGKAGPAKSVIIHEQS; encoded by the exons ATGGCGTTGAATTTCTCGCATCGACCGATTTTTTCTAAGGATAAATTGGTTTCGTCGATGAGGATGGGGATTCCGGAGAAGAGCGGTGTTGAGAATTGCTTTGACTACGGAAGAGATAGGGCTGGTggtggtgcgagtcatgatgaCATTGTCGATCTTTTGCCTTCGGATCCCTTCGGCATGGACATCAGCACCACCTTCACGGCCATCACTGGGTGGCTTGAGGATTTGGAGGTTGATTATGGTGGGTATAGAAGGGATGAGCTTGGGGCGAGTGATGAAAATTACCAGCTTTTTGCTGGGTTGAATTTCATTTGGAACAATGCTTTTAGGTTCCGTGCGTGTGTCGAGGAGAAGATAGAGGAGAATATAGGGTTTGGCGAGTGTAGTTCTCTGAGTGATGATGGAACTGCTGCTGCATCGAACAATTTTGGGGTTGGATCTGCTTCTGATGCTGATATGTCGGGTTTTCCCGCCACTAGCGGGTCGGGTGATGTTGTGAGACGAGGTGATGTTGTGAGACGGGATGATGAgcttggaggaggaggtgggggTGATGAGTGTGGTCCTCACCCTGCCTTGAGTTTTTCTCTTGGTTATCTGGGGTTGTCTGATCTTCTTGTTGTGGAAAGAGTTTGTAAATCTCTGCATGCCACGGTTCATGATGATCCGCTTTTGTGGAGGAGTATCCACGTGGATCAGCCTTTGAATGAGAGGATAACTGATGATGTTCTTTTCCGATTGGCTAACAGGGCTCAAGGTAATCTTCAGTGCTTGAGCCTTGTTGAATGTACCAGGATAACTGATGATGGTTTGAGGCGAGTTCTTGAAACCAATACCAAATTAACCAAG TTGAGCGTTCCTGGATGTACAAGACTCAGTATTGAGGGTATTGTGGGTATGTTAAAAGCCTACAACTCTGTCGGTGCCCAAGGGGTGAATCATTTACACATAGGTGGTCTTTATGGTGTTACACAAAAGCATTTTGAAGAGTTGAGGTTCTTGTTGGGTGCTGATAACCAGCAGCAGATGCAGCAGTCTCACAAACCGCACTTCTATCGCAGGGGAAATTTGTATCTGTCCTGTTATGATGATCGAGCTATGGATATTGAAGTTTGTCCACGATGCCAGAATTTGAGGCTTGTATATGATTGTCCGGCAGAGAGTTGTCAAGGGATGGGACACACCCCTCAGATGTGCAGGGCATGCACTCTATGCATACCCCGGTGTAGTCAGTGTGGCCACTGTATCAATGACAGTGAATACGAGGAAACATTTTGTCTGGAGTTGCTTTGTTCTTCCTGTTCTAAGCAGCTAGTCAAATGTTCAGATGGAAAGGCTGGACCAGCTAAGTCAGTTATTATTCATGAACAAAGCTAG